One [Clostridium] saccharolyticum WM1 DNA segment encodes these proteins:
- a CDS encoding DNA polymerase, translating to MESLAKKAVRELIQESGGEVQELLKLRLLMAKTSVKKYEAIERSVCSDGRVHGLLQFYGANRTGRWAGRLVQVQNLPQNHLPDLELARKLVKNGRFEEVELLYESIPDVLSELIRTAFIPKEDYRYLVADFSAIEARVLAWLSGEQWRLEVFATHGKIYEASASAMFHVPIEEVTKGSSLRQKGKISELALGYGGAAGALISMGAMDMGNKEEELSSLVSTWRRANPHITQFWWEVDKAAIQAVTEKKRTKAGRIMFEYYSGILFVILPSGRKLSYVKPRMEMSLTGED from the coding sequence GTGGAAAGCCTAGCGAAAAAGGCGGTCAGGGAACTGATCCAGGAATCCGGAGGGGAAGTACAGGAATTGCTGAAACTACGGCTTCTGATGGCAAAGACCTCAGTGAAAAAGTATGAAGCTATCGAACGCAGCGTATGTTCAGACGGAAGGGTGCATGGGTTATTGCAGTTTTACGGGGCAAACCGCACAGGCCGATGGGCAGGGCGGTTGGTACAGGTACAGAATCTCCCTCAGAACCATCTCCCTGATTTGGAACTTGCAAGGAAGCTGGTGAAGAATGGGCGGTTTGAGGAAGTGGAGCTCTTATATGAGTCTATACCAGATGTGCTGTCAGAACTTATCCGCACTGCTTTTATTCCAAAGGAGGATTATCGGTATCTGGTAGCGGACTTTTCTGCCATTGAAGCCAGAGTGCTGGCATGGCTGTCCGGGGAGCAGTGGAGACTGGAGGTGTTTGCTACGCACGGCAAGATTTATGAGGCGTCCGCGTCCGCTATGTTTCATGTGCCGATAGAAGAGGTTACGAAAGGTTCCTCACTGCGGCAGAAAGGGAAAATTTCAGAGCTGGCACTTGGTTATGGAGGAGCCGCAGGTGCGCTTATCTCCATGGGAGCGATGGACATGGGAAATAAGGAAGAAGAACTTTCTTCCCTGGTTTCAACCTGGAGAAGAGCCAATCCCCATATCACACAATTCTGGTGGGAGGTGGATAAGGCTGCAATCCAGGCAGTCACCGAGAAAAAGAGGACAAAGGCAGGAAGGATTATGTTTGAATACTACAGCGGGATTCTTTTTGTGATTCTTCCTTCGGGCAGAAAGCTGTCCTATGTGAAGCCAAGAATGGAGATGAGTTTGACCGGAGAGGACTGA
- the rlmD gene encoding 23S rRNA (uracil(1939)-C(5))-methyltransferase RlmD, with amino-acid sequence MKKGEIYEGTIERFDFPDKGFIELPEGKIGVKHGLPGQKVRVMINKKRGGRCEGRILEVLERSSLESAETPCPHFGSCGGCVYQTIPYKEQLKIKEQQVKALLDGVCEDYEFEGILPSPAEAEYRNKMEFSFGDEYKEGPLALGMHKRGSFYDVVTTTECRIVNPDFCNILKAVKDYFENLGTGFYKKMQHTGYLRHLLVRRAVKTGEIMVALVTTTQEDVDLKPFTEMLLELPLNGRIVGILHIFNDSLADVVKSDRTDILYGQDYFYEELLGMKFKISPFSFFQTNSLGAEVLYETVRRYVGETKDKVVFDLYSGTGTIAQMIAPVAKKVVGVEIVKEAVDAAKENTRLNGLENCEFIDGDVLKVIDELPDKPDLIILDPPRDGIHPKALGKIIDFGVDRLVYVSCKPTSLARDLVVLQERGYKVEKACCVDMFPSTANVETIMMLERKAR; translated from the coding sequence GTGAAAAAGGGTGAGATATACGAAGGAACCATAGAAAGATTTGATTTTCCGGACAAAGGGTTCATTGAGCTCCCGGAAGGAAAAATTGGAGTAAAACATGGGCTTCCCGGCCAGAAGGTGCGGGTCATGATAAATAAAAAGAGAGGAGGGCGCTGTGAGGGAAGAATTCTTGAAGTTTTGGAGCGTTCAAGTCTGGAATCAGCAGAAACTCCCTGCCCTCATTTTGGAAGCTGCGGAGGTTGTGTTTATCAGACCATTCCATATAAGGAGCAGCTTAAGATCAAGGAGCAGCAGGTAAAGGCTCTCCTTGATGGAGTCTGTGAGGACTATGAGTTTGAAGGCATACTGCCAAGTCCTGCAGAGGCAGAATACCGGAATAAAATGGAGTTTTCCTTTGGTGATGAATATAAGGAGGGCCCCCTTGCTTTAGGTATGCATAAGAGGGGGAGTTTTTATGATGTGGTAACCACTACAGAATGCAGAATCGTTAATCCGGATTTCTGTAATATTTTAAAGGCTGTAAAGGATTACTTTGAAAACCTGGGAACCGGTTTTTATAAGAAGATGCAGCATACGGGCTATCTGCGCCATCTGCTTGTACGCCGGGCAGTAAAGACCGGAGAGATTATGGTGGCTTTGGTTACTACGACTCAGGAAGATGTGGACTTAAAGCCTTTTACGGAAATGCTTCTGGAACTGCCCTTAAATGGCAGGATTGTAGGGATCCTTCATATTTTTAATGACAGTCTGGCTGATGTGGTGAAAAGCGACCGGACGGATATTCTATATGGACAGGATTACTTTTATGAGGAGCTGTTAGGAATGAAATTTAAAATTTCCCCGTTTTCCTTTTTCCAGACCAATTCCCTTGGGGCGGAAGTTTTGTATGAGACTGTAAGAAGATATGTGGGGGAGACAAAAGATAAGGTGGTATTCGATTTGTACAGCGGAACCGGTACCATCGCTCAGATGATCGCTCCGGTAGCCAAAAAGGTGGTGGGCGTGGAAATCGTGAAAGAGGCAGTGGATGCCGCAAAAGAGAATACAAGGCTGAATGGGCTTGAGAACTGTGAATTTATTGACGGGGATGTTCTTAAGGTCATTGATGAGTTACCGGATAAGCCGGATCTGATTATACTGGATCCGCCAAGAGATGGGATTCATCCGAAGGCGTTAGGAAAGATCATTGATTTTGGGGTGGACAGGCTGGTGTATGTTTCCTGTAAGCCTACCAGCTTGGCAAGGGATCTGGTGGTTCTTCAGGAGAGAGGGTATAAGGTGGAGAAGGCTTGTTGTGTGGATATGTTTCCTTCGACGGCAAACGTTGAGACCATTATGATGCTTGAGCGGAAAGCCCGGTAA
- a CDS encoding DNA polymerase family A protein: MNKKWCRIKTYGPKLVENIVQGTARDLLAEAMLRVDKAGYEIIMHCHDEIIAEAPKGSGSVEELCRLMAVPPVWADGLPLRAE; encoded by the coding sequence GTGAACAAGAAGTGGTGCCGGATAAAAACCTATGGACCGAAACTGGTTGAGAACATCGTGCAGGGGACAGCCAGAGATTTATTGGCGGAGGCTATGCTGAGGGTGGATAAAGCAGGGTATGAAATTATCATGCACTGTCATGATGAGATTATAGCAGAAGCGCCGAAAGGAAGCGGATCCGTGGAAGAACTGTGCAGGCTTATGGCAGTGCCGCCTGTATGGGCAGATGGTCTGCCACTGCGGGCGGAATGA
- a CDS encoding GNAT family N-acetyltransferase — translation MVVKKIDENKKEEALELVIRVFMKYEAPYYSDEGVETFKRTAVYNEDYMESITMYGAYKNDKIVGVIAMRNNGSHIALFFVDGQYHRKGIGKRLFQTVLEQSTADELTVNSSPYAQEVYHHLGFEDTAPEQVTDGIRYIPMIYKKNTYDIASLIPMLEYKDTSIAYKALQELERISDETGSVYAYIEKFVNMIRSDKYVVRVRGFRLFCKQAKWDRNNILDENIDAALHILNDEKPTAVRQALAALSDVVRYKPDLRETVKKAVYEINYLRYKDTMHSLIAKDIREVLDLIKEV, via the coding sequence GTGGTCGTTAAAAAAATTGACGAAAACAAAAAGGAAGAGGCATTGGAACTTGTTATAAGGGTATTTATGAAATATGAGGCTCCTTATTATTCTGATGAAGGTGTTGAAACATTTAAAAGGACAGCAGTATATAACGAAGACTATATGGAAAGCATTACAATGTATGGTGCTTATAAAAATGATAAAATTGTGGGTGTTATAGCAATGAGAAATAACGGCAGTCACATAGCATTATTTTTTGTTGACGGACAGTACCATCGAAAGGGAATAGGAAAGAGATTGTTTCAGACTGTGCTTGAACAAAGCACAGCGGACGAGCTAACTGTTAATTCTTCACCATATGCCCAAGAAGTCTATCATCATTTGGGCTTTGAGGATACTGCTCCTGAACAGGTTACAGATGGTATAAGATACATCCCGATGATATATAAAAAGAATACATACGATATTGCATCACTTATTCCAATGCTTGAATATAAAGATACTTCAATAGCATATAAAGCCTTACAGGAACTGGAGCGAATATCAGATGAAACAGGGTCTGTATATGCTTATATAGAGAAATTTGTAAACATGATAAGAAGTGACAAATATGTGGTTCGGGTTCGTGGTTTCCGGCTTTTTTGCAAGCAGGCCAAATGGGATAGGAATAATATTCTCGATGAAAACATAGATGCTGCCCTGCATATTCTGAATGATGAAAAGCCAACTGCAGTAAGGCAGGCTCTTGCAGCATTATCAGATGTTGTAAGATATAAACCGGACTTAAGAGAAACCGTGAAAAAGGCTGTGTATGAAATAAATTATTTGCGGTACAAGGACACCATGCATAGCCTGATTGCAAAGGATATTAGGGAGGTGCTTGATCTGATCAAGGAGGTTTGA
- a CDS encoding LPXTG cell wall anchor domain-containing protein: MKQILALILTAFLVCTALAPPVLAAEEPVVPAETTDTVTDYGSGSVSDDSIDTATPSDADMVTDGDETGGTGDSTVRAGGTEDSAVPDTFDYTGSIISYTTPNAFTGTFHTDCGDTDFTQLQNELDSISISATAEKEGSSYPLTLSVTWDFSTVDAETPGTYIVIGNISVPAGATLSEGLENTVSISVQVTAPLLTVTPAAITLTSFDEPDRTDAVAFPVGTTQEELSTWFADSIAGFIGYDAECNPYDLISGAWSLDTVDTVTAGVYYAFTSPDLGTEYTLADGVSLPRQLCAVSIQVPGEPDINCCVAGRGFLRFPWVLSAAQEEQLVEFAVWLRQDGGEWTSLNDGFLSVSDGLQLSQRVLTYGSTYELKVTYPGGQTGVLTFQYDGELSILDYSGGDRDGGDVNGGGSGTGTQPAPPPTNPPDNSNEDNNSGNDNDSPDTSDSSSDTDEPSQDSGSSSGKQQKPQGGQNSSTGENEPSPSAPESSGDSQSNDSHNSDSNSQAQVPVTEKPTVVAHANPTESAVPVFSDAFFTRETESTSAEQKNDTVPKPKDSTQTVGNPVPDDNTTQSEKSLESQVSATVTESYSPTQTVISGLRLKDLCKEEESVVFGSGDVTVSIPSKLLLALNLSDTDTLTVRLTQPESNQIVLAVEVSGKPVTQLSGTVLRLRYMPQSEHTDITIQNDAGEQITDVSYDGELLRFAADTAGTYTITELSNTQETGKSTSPLLPVSGGLLLAAGGITLFRRKRHG; the protein is encoded by the coding sequence ATGAAGCAGATACTTGCACTGATTTTAACCGCTTTTCTGGTTTGTACAGCACTTGCACCGCCTGTACTGGCGGCAGAGGAACCGGTTGTACCTGCCGAAACCACAGATACTGTTACCGATTACGGCAGCGGTTCTGTTTCGGATGACAGCATAGACACCGCGACTCCTTCCGATGCAGATATGGTTACGGATGGTGATGAAACCGGCGGTACAGGCGACAGCACTGTTAGAGCGGGCGGAACTGAAGACAGCGCCGTTCCTGACACCTTTGACTATACCGGCAGCATCATTTCCTATACTACCCCGAATGCTTTCACAGGTACGTTCCATACGGATTGCGGCGATACCGACTTTACGCAGTTACAGAATGAACTGGATTCTATCAGCATTTCCGCCACAGCGGAAAAGGAGGGTTCTTCCTATCCGCTTACATTGTCTGTTACATGGGATTTCAGCACAGTGGATGCAGAAACACCCGGTACTTACATTGTGATTGGAAACATTTCTGTTCCAGCCGGAGCAACGCTTTCCGAAGGACTAGAAAATACGGTCTCCATTTCCGTACAGGTAACTGCTCCGCTACTTACCGTAACGCCTGCTGCAATCACTCTGACCAGCTTTGATGAACCAGATCGGACAGATGCCGTGGCATTCCCCGTAGGAACCACGCAGGAGGAGCTTTCCACTTGGTTTGCCGATTCCATCGCAGGCTTCATCGGCTATGACGCAGAGTGCAATCCCTATGACTTAATCTCAGGTGCATGGTCTTTGGATACCGTGGATACTGTTACGGCTGGTGTGTACTATGCTTTTACATCACCTGACCTTGGAACAGAATATACTCTGGCAGATGGTGTTTCTCTGCCCCGGCAGCTTTGCGCGGTTTCCATTCAGGTTCCCGGTGAACCGGATATTAACTGCTGTGTAGCGGGACGCGGCTTTCTGCGCTTTCCGTGGGTGCTTTCTGCCGCACAGGAGGAACAGCTGGTGGAGTTTGCTGTATGGCTGCGGCAGGATGGCGGAGAATGGACAAGCCTAAATGATGGCTTCCTGTCTGTCTCCGATGGTCTCCAGCTTTCTCAGCGAGTACTTACCTATGGAAGTACTTATGAGCTTAAGGTGACCTATCCCGGCGGTCAGACCGGTGTTCTGACCTTTCAATATGACGGGGAGCTTAGTATTCTTGATTATTCCGGTGGTGATCGGGATGGCGGCGATGTAAACGGCGGAGGTTCAGGAACCGGTACACAACCTGCTCCACCTCCAACCAATCCGCCCGATAATTCCAATGAGGATAACAATTCAGGTAATGATAATGATTCGCCTGATACGAGCGATTCCTCCTCAGATACAGATGAGCCCTCACAGGATTCAGGTTCCTCATCAGGAAAACAACAGAAACCGCAGGGAGGACAGAATTCCTCAACTGGTGAAAATGAGCCGTCTCCATCTGCTCCTGAGTCCTCCGGTGATTCCCAAAGTAACGACAGTCATAACAGCGATAGCAATTCACAGGCTCAGGTTCCCGTAACAGAGAAACCAACAGTCGTGGCACATGCCAATCCGACTGAATCAGCGGTACCAGTGTTTTCCGATGCTTTCTTTACACGGGAAACAGAGAGTACCTCTGCTGAGCAAAAAAACGATACAGTTCCCAAACCGAAGGACAGTACCCAAACAGTAGGCAACCCAGTACCGGACGATAACACTACACAGTCGGAGAAAAGCTTAGAATCTCAGGTATCTGCCACTGTTACAGAATCCTATTCTCCTACCCAGACGGTCATTTCCGGTCTGCGTCTAAAGGATCTCTGTAAAGAGGAAGAAAGCGTCGTATTTGGTTCCGGCGATGTAACCGTCAGTATTCCAAGCAAACTGCTTTTAGCACTGAACCTGTCGGATACGGATACTCTGACTGTTAGGCTGACCCAGCCGGAAAGCAATCAGATTGTGCTTGCAGTGGAGGTTTCAGGCAAACCGGTTACGCAGCTCTCGGGAACAGTATTGCGGCTTCGATACATGCCGCAGTCGGAACATACTGATATCACCATCCAAAACGACGCTGGCGAACAAATTACAGATGTTTCCTATGACGGGGAACTTCTGCGCTTTGCAGCAGATACGGCAGGCACTTATACCATTACAGAACTATCAAATACACAGGAGACTGGAAAAAGTACATCGCCGCTGCTTCCTGTATCCGGTGGCTTACTTTTAGCTGCGGGAGGAATTACACTTTTCAGGAGGAAACGCCATGGATAA
- a CDS encoding response regulator: protein MNVALCAAFLEEDVWENRLVTAALPQRIEITECNSAEALLRILELKPFSLLVVVLNGVAGLEAVRHLREKAPDVSLLWISDEDYSLFGYQYRVTCFLQRTVSDAELHEAVAGCLEISEKGKEETAK from the coding sequence GTGAATGTGGCATTGTGCGCGGCGTTCTTGGAAGAGGACGTCTGGGAAAACCGTCTGGTAACGGCGGCTCTCCCACAAAGGATTGAAATTACGGAGTGTAACAGTGCAGAAGCACTTCTAAGGATACTGGAATTAAAGCCGTTTTCACTGCTGGTTGTTGTGTTAAATGGTGTGGCGGGACTAGAAGCGGTACGTCATCTCAGGGAAAAGGCACCAGACGTTTCTCTTCTGTGGATTTCCGATGAGGATTACAGCCTGTTCGGCTATCAGTACCGTGTAACCTGTTTCCTGCAACGAACGGTATCTGATGCGGAGCTGCACGAAGCTGTAGCAGGATGTTTGGAGATTTCTGAAAAAGGAAAGGAGGAAACAGCGAAATGA
- a CDS encoding helix-turn-helix domain-containing protein has product MMTKQAELKQQAYASGLKSRALSVLIYLIDRSNADLTCFPAIPTMAEQLHISLSTVKRALKELVDTGFLKKDSRFCENNRGQTSNLYTLIFREESPTPENDNNPDHRDSIEPAAQSIPTGEYKAERITFAAIASKQKKCDHEPQETTTEQPSQHEPKPCIYHIDTPVHTVLLHGFNNRLWLYR; this is encoded by the coding sequence ATGATGACAAAGCAAGCTGAACTAAAACAACAGGCATATGCCAGCGGTTTGAAAAGCCGTGCGCTTTCCGTGCTGATTTATCTGATTGACCGTTCCAATGCTGATTTAACCTGTTTTCCTGCCATTCCAACCATGGCAGAGCAACTACATATCTCGTTATCTACCGTGAAACGTGCCTTAAAAGAGCTTGTGGACACAGGCTTTCTAAAAAAAGACAGCCGTTTCTGCGAAAATAACCGTGGGCAGACCTCGAATCTCTATACGCTGATATTCCGAGAAGAATCTCCCACGCCTGAAAACGACAACAACCCTGACCACAGGGACTCCATAGAGCCTGCTGCACAGAGCATACCAACAGGCGAATATAAGGCAGAACGTATTACATTTGCCGCTATAGCTTCTAAACAGAAGAAGTGCGACCATGAGCCGCAGGAAACAACAACGGAACAACCGTCACAGCATGAGCCAAAACCTTGCATTTACCATATAGACACCCCCGTTCACACTGTACTTTTACATGGATTCAATAATAGACTTTGGTTATACCGGTGA
- a CDS encoding ATP-binding protein encodes MDKKPFVLRRSLALLLMVALSSALFLALYHFDNKYTKAAPQAINGALYVSEADWTDIPIRYLRDGWRFYADRLLTPETLKQQGDNYQYLSIGEQSNFAMGDSRRSPHGSASYALTLYLPEEEHTYALELPEIYSAYRFYIDDKLKLQMGKPDPDDYQDQTQCRVITFEASGKVTLLLAVSDHSFLYSGLVYPPSFGEPLNTYTIRGLRFGICLILVTVTLMLAIFSFYLAIRTRRGNNIWLFFLLCLSTAVFTSYCVVHGILPLPIQPWYTVELVSGYLVTLLVIILHNRICGTKRTMQVISGAASGVVCVLALLYGVFAAQLTLPVMLAFSNLVFGFKLLTAVYLLFTAAMAVRQNIEKATILLYADIIYACAFVWDRLLPNYEPILSGWFQEWGSLSLVIATGVVLGYDITMGYRHSLVYAEEQRQMKRQLTMQVEHLRQMNQKVEESAKLRHDFRHHLRTLMTLAGEGHCEELENYIRGITEINEGTRLGRLTDNIELDALVQYYSNLAQSAGIQFRARLSLPAVLNFPIVDLCGLLGNLMENAVEACQRQQTGDKTIFIAGRVQDGQLEFVVDNSFDGELKTRGGKYLSSKRSGFGLGVSSVLETVERYNGVINLYADEKGFHAELSLSTGVEKKNTFTGITKVYY; translated from the coding sequence ATGGATAAAAAACCTTTTGTATTACGGCGGTCTTTGGCGCTGCTTCTGATGGTTGCCCTTTCCTCCGCTCTGTTTCTCGCCCTATACCATTTTGACAACAAGTACACAAAAGCTGCACCTCAGGCTATTAACGGCGCGCTGTATGTTTCAGAAGCGGACTGGACGGACATACCCATCCGCTATCTGCGGGACGGCTGGCGTTTCTATGCAGACCGCCTGCTGACACCGGAAACCTTAAAACAACAAGGTGACAATTATCAGTACCTGTCCATTGGAGAACAGTCTAATTTTGCCATGGGCGACTCTCGCCGCTCCCCTCATGGAAGTGCCAGCTACGCCTTAACGCTGTACCTGCCGGAGGAGGAACATACCTATGCCCTTGAACTGCCCGAAATCTATTCCGCTTACCGGTTTTACATTGATGATAAACTGAAGCTGCAAATGGGCAAACCGGACCCGGACGATTATCAGGACCAGACCCAATGCCGTGTCATTACCTTTGAAGCCTCCGGCAAGGTGACACTTCTGCTTGCGGTCAGTGACCACTCCTTTTTATACAGCGGCCTTGTTTATCCGCCTTCCTTTGGCGAACCTCTGAATACTTACACAATCCGGGGACTGCGGTTCGGGATTTGCCTGATTTTGGTCACGGTAACACTGATGCTTGCCATTTTTAGCTTTTATCTTGCCATCCGTACCCGTCGGGGGAACAATATCTGGCTCTTTTTCCTTTTGTGTCTTTCGACCGCAGTGTTTACTTCCTACTGCGTGGTGCATGGTATCCTGCCGCTTCCAATCCAGCCATGGTACACGGTAGAACTGGTCAGCGGATATCTGGTAACGCTGCTTGTGATCATTCTCCACAATCGCATCTGCGGCACAAAAAGAACTATGCAGGTAATCAGCGGTGCCGCCTCCGGAGTTGTCTGTGTGTTGGCGCTTCTTTACGGAGTATTTGCTGCGCAGCTTACACTTCCGGTAATGCTTGCTTTTTCCAATCTGGTTTTCGGTTTCAAGCTGCTTACCGCTGTTTATCTTCTGTTTACCGCTGCTATGGCGGTACGTCAAAATATAGAAAAGGCGACCATACTGCTCTATGCGGATATTATCTATGCCTGCGCCTTTGTCTGGGATCGCCTCCTGCCGAACTACGAGCCAATCCTTAGCGGCTGGTTTCAGGAATGGGGAAGCCTTAGCCTTGTCATCGCAACCGGCGTGGTGCTGGGGTATGATATTACCATGGGTTACCGCCACAGCCTTGTCTATGCCGAGGAACAGCGGCAGATGAAACGACAGCTTACTATGCAGGTGGAGCATCTGCGGCAGATGAACCAGAAGGTGGAGGAAAGTGCAAAGCTGCGCCATGACTTCCGCCATCACTTACGCACCCTGATGACACTGGCCGGAGAAGGACACTGTGAGGAACTTGAAAACTATATCCGTGGTATCACGGAAATCAACGAGGGTACCCGGCTTGGCCGTCTCACTGACAACATCGAGCTGGACGCACTGGTGCAGTATTACAGCAATCTTGCACAGTCAGCCGGTATCCAGTTCCGCGCAAGGCTTTCGCTTCCCGCAGTGCTGAATTTTCCGATTGTGGATCTGTGCGGTCTTCTTGGAAACCTGATGGAAAATGCAGTGGAGGCCTGCCAGCGCCAGCAAACTGGGGATAAGACCATTTTTATCGCCGGACGGGTACAGGACGGCCAGCTTGAATTTGTTGTGGACAACAGCTTTGACGGGGAACTCAAAACCAGAGGGGGGAAATATCTATCCTCTAAGCGAAGCGGCTTCGGCCTTGGCGTTTCCTCCGTCTTGGAAACCGTGGAGCGGTATAATGGCGTAATCAATCTGTACGCCGATGAAAAGGGATTCCACGCAGAGTTATCCCTGTCGACAGGGGTAGAAAAAAAGAATACCTTCACCGGTATAACCAAAGTCTATTATTGA
- a CDS encoding LytR/AlgR family response regulator transcription factor, with the protein MNAAIVDDMATECEILRSLLKQYETNQHQPMQITEFHSGRELLADYILGSYDVVFMDIYLNNENGVDCALKLRQLDENVNLIFLTTSSEFGVKSYDVRAADYIVKPATLDKLSRALHYCKIAEPQSVPSITVTTRNQLLEITLDRILYADYQNRCACIHLKDCLVPVSGSFSELTDKLCSYPQFMSCFKGIVINLKEVRELGSDYLILKNGEQLPVSRRLQRQVQGQRLSLSAGSLRGEGI; encoded by the coding sequence ATGAATGCGGCAATCGTAGATGATATGGCTACTGAGTGTGAAATACTCCGCAGCCTTTTGAAGCAATATGAAACCAATCAACATCAACCAATGCAAATTACAGAATTCCATAGTGGCAGGGAATTACTTGCCGATTACATACTGGGCAGCTATGACGTTGTCTTTATGGATATTTATCTGAACAACGAAAACGGCGTGGATTGCGCCTTGAAGCTGCGACAACTAGACGAGAATGTCAATCTTATTTTCCTAACCACCAGCTCGGAATTTGGTGTAAAAAGCTATGATGTACGGGCAGCGGATTACATCGTAAAACCAGCCACATTGGACAAACTCTCAAGGGCACTGCACTATTGTAAGATTGCAGAGCCGCAGAGCGTTCCCTCCATCACGGTTACCACAAGGAATCAGCTGCTGGAAATCACGCTGGACAGGATTCTCTATGCGGATTATCAGAACCGCTGTGCTTGTATCCATTTAAAGGACTGTCTCGTTCCGGTATCCGGCAGCTTCTCAGAGCTTACCGATAAGCTTTGCTCCTATCCGCAGTTTATGTCCTGCTTTAAGGGCATTGTTATCAACCTAAAGGAAGTGCGGGAGCTTGGCAGCGATTATCTCATCCTGAAAAATGGGGAGCAGCTGCCGGTCAGCCGCCGCCTGCAACGGCAGGTACAAGGGCAGCGCCTGAGTCTCTCCGCCGGTTCGCTGCGGGGGGAGGGAATATGA